The following proteins are co-located in the Corynebacterium kalinowskii genome:
- a CDS encoding hemolysin family protein, whose protein sequence is MTSAILLLLALVISGALTTVESAVSSISRARVEELVKEERPGAEALLKVVTKRAEHINLLVLLRTLLDAVAAVFTVTLCIEFFDSRPLAITVAVVALTLVTFAVIGVFSRTAGRQNPYTVSLNSSIFLTSMSYVLGPIPKVLIWLGNRLAPGSGFRDGPYATEIELREMVDIAQEHGVVEVEERRMIQNVFDLASTTARSVMVPRPEMIWIERDKTAGQATALCVRSGHSRIPVIGENVDDIVGVVYLKDLVQKTYHLPDGGKSVRVDEVMRGATFVPDSKSLDSLLHDMQLHRNHIAMLVDEYGGIAGLVSIEDILEEIVGEIADEYDHTEVAPVERLGEHQFRVVSRLSLDDLAQLIDEELDVEVDFEEFSEQVDTVGGLIAYELGRVPLPGAQVEVAGLKLTTEGSRDRRGRMRVTSAIVDVVDTLVS, encoded by the coding sequence ATGACGAGCGCGATACTGCTGCTCCTCGCGCTCGTTATCTCGGGCGCACTCACGACGGTTGAATCAGCCGTCTCTTCCATTTCGCGCGCGCGGGTGGAAGAACTGGTCAAAGAGGAACGACCGGGCGCGGAAGCCCTGCTCAAGGTTGTGACAAAGCGCGCCGAGCACATTAACCTGCTCGTGCTGCTCCGCACGCTTCTCGACGCCGTCGCCGCGGTCTTCACCGTGACACTGTGCATCGAGTTTTTCGATTCCCGGCCGTTGGCCATCACCGTGGCTGTAGTGGCGCTAACCTTGGTGACTTTCGCCGTCATCGGTGTGTTTTCGCGCACTGCTGGCCGTCAGAATCCGTATACGGTCTCGCTCAATTCGTCGATATTTCTAACCTCGATGTCCTACGTGTTGGGGCCAATCCCGAAGGTGCTCATTTGGTTGGGTAACCGACTTGCGCCTGGCTCTGGTTTCCGCGATGGCCCATACGCCACTGAAATCGAACTGCGAGAAATGGTGGACATCGCGCAGGAACATGGCGTGGTGGAAGTCGAAGAGCGCCGGATGATCCAAAATGTCTTCGACCTTGCGTCCACCACCGCGCGTTCTGTCATGGTGCCGCGCCCGGAGATGATTTGGATCGAACGGGATAAGACCGCAGGTCAAGCTACTGCGCTGTGTGTACGCTCGGGCCACTCTCGTATTCCTGTGATCGGCGAGAACGTTGATGACATCGTGGGCGTGGTGTACCTGAAAGATCTGGTGCAAAAGACCTACCATCTGCCCGATGGTGGCAAGTCCGTGCGAGTGGACGAGGTGATGCGGGGCGCTACTTTCGTGCCGGACTCTAAGTCACTGGATAGCCTGCTCCATGACATGCAGCTGCACCGCAATCACATTGCCATGCTGGTTGACGAATACGGTGGCATCGCCGGCCTGGTGTCCATCGAGGACATTCTGGAAGAAATTGTCGGCGAGATTGCCGACGAATACGACCACACCGAGGTCGCCCCGGTGGAGCGGCTTGGGGAGCACCAATTCCGGGTTGTGTCGCGACTTTCTCTGGATGACCTGGCTCAACTCATCGATGAAGAACTCGACGTGGAGGTGGACTTTGAGGAGTTCTCCGAACAAGTTGACACTGTCGGTGGCCTCATTGCTTACGAACTCGGCCGAGTTCCCCTGCCGGGTGCCCAGGTAGAGGTCGCGGGACTGAAATTGACCACCGAGGGCAGCCGAGATCGTCGAGGTCGCATGCGCGTGACATCGGCGATTGTCGATGTGGTTGATACACTCGTTTCATGA
- the era gene encoding GTPase Era yields the protein MTELGFTEDGFRSGFVSFVGRPNTGKSTLTNALVGEKIAITANQPETTRHPIRGLVHRDNAQIIVVDTPGLHRPRTLLGERLNEMVKETYSDVDLICLVIPADEKIGPGDRWILDAVRQAAPKTTVMGVVTKIDKVKRDEVGAQLMALHELLGGECEVVPVSAKESEQIDVLVDVMAAQLPEGPKYYPDDHITDDDTEKRMSELIREAALSGLKEELPHSVAVEIDEILPSEEREGVLDIHAVIYVERPGQKTILMGKDNRRMGRIIHNSRQEIMKLIGQKVFLDLRIKVLKDWQSDPKALGRLGF from the coding sequence ATGACAGAACTTGGATTTACCGAAGATGGCTTCCGCTCCGGCTTCGTTAGCTTCGTAGGCCGGCCGAACACCGGTAAATCGACCCTGACCAACGCGCTGGTAGGCGAGAAGATCGCCATCACTGCCAACCAACCGGAAACCACCCGCCATCCCATTCGCGGACTCGTACACCGAGACAATGCGCAGATCATTGTGGTGGACACACCGGGCCTGCACCGACCACGCACCTTGCTGGGTGAGCGTCTCAATGAAATGGTCAAGGAAACCTACTCCGACGTTGACCTGATTTGCTTGGTCATCCCCGCCGACGAGAAGATCGGCCCGGGTGATCGCTGGATCCTCGATGCCGTGCGCCAAGCTGCTCCCAAGACCACGGTCATGGGCGTAGTGACCAAGATTGACAAGGTCAAGCGTGATGAAGTCGGCGCTCAGCTCATGGCCTTGCATGAATTACTCGGTGGCGAGTGCGAGGTCGTGCCGGTCTCTGCCAAGGAGTCCGAGCAGATCGACGTGCTCGTCGACGTCATGGCCGCCCAACTCCCTGAGGGACCCAAGTACTATCCGGACGATCACATCACCGACGACGACACCGAAAAGCGGATGTCCGAACTCATCCGTGAAGCGGCGCTCTCCGGCCTCAAGGAGGAGCTGCCGCACTCCGTCGCAGTGGAGATTGACGAGATCCTGCCGAGCGAAGAACGTGAGGGCGTGCTGGATATCCATGCCGTCATTTATGTGGAACGCCCTGGACAGAAGACCATCCTCATGGGCAAAGACAATCGCCGCATGGGACGCATCATCCACAACTCTCGCCAGGAAATCATGAAGCTAATCGGCCAGAAAGTGTTCCTCGACCTGCGCATCAAGGTGCTGAAGGATTGGCAGTCCGACCCGAAGGCCTTGGGGCGCCTCGGATTCTAG
- the recO gene encoding DNA repair protein RecO: protein MQSYRERALVVRTYDFGEADRIVVLLTPRGLVRGVAKGVRRAKSRFGSRVQPFVLLDVQLYPGRNLDTLTGADTVEYFGSGIIESYEHYTAASAILEAAEQLSYHEGELFELTVTALRRIQNASHPTAVLDAFLLQAMDIAGWAPSLFDCAHCGAPGPHYAFHPGAGGALCENCHLSGCATPPTEALRLMWWFMHDAWDAVETASHDAEFSDLLGAAHQLTRAHLQWHLERSVKSLNFVDSGWNH from the coding sequence ATGCAGTCCTACCGTGAGCGCGCCCTCGTGGTGCGCACCTATGACTTCGGGGAAGCCGACCGAATCGTGGTGCTGCTCACGCCACGTGGGCTGGTCAGGGGCGTCGCAAAGGGCGTGCGGCGGGCGAAATCGCGCTTCGGATCCCGCGTGCAACCTTTCGTGCTCCTCGACGTGCAGCTGTACCCCGGCCGGAACCTGGATACTCTCACCGGCGCGGACACCGTGGAGTACTTTGGCTCCGGCATTATCGAAAGCTACGAGCATTACACCGCGGCCAGCGCAATTTTGGAGGCTGCCGAACAGCTCAGCTACCACGAAGGTGAACTGTTCGAGCTCACTGTGACTGCCTTGCGCCGGATACAAAACGCCTCGCATCCCACTGCGGTGTTGGATGCCTTCTTGCTGCAGGCTATGGATATTGCCGGATGGGCACCCAGCCTGTTTGACTGTGCCCACTGCGGTGCGCCGGGCCCACACTACGCGTTTCACCCAGGAGCTGGGGGAGCGTTGTGTGAAAATTGCCACCTGTCTGGCTGCGCCACACCCCCCACTGAGGCGTTGCGCCTGATGTGGTGGTTTATGCATGATGCTTGGGATGCTGTTGAGACGGCCTCCCACGACGCTGAGTTTTCTGACCTACTGGGGGCAGCTCATCAACTGACCCGTGCTCATCTTCAGTGGCACCTGGAGCGCAGCGTGAAGTCGCTAAACTTCGTGGACTCCGGCTGGAACCACTAA
- a CDS encoding isoprenyl transferase — MDQVTAPNIPHEFRPNHIALVMDGNGRWAEQRGMKRTEGHKRGEAVLMDVIDACLEMEIPYLSAYAFSTENWRRSTDEVRFLMGFNRDVLRRQRDTLNEKGVRVRWVGRRPRLWRAVIKELEAAEELTKDNTRMTLAMCVNYGGRAEIVDATREIARRAAAGQLRPEDITEKSFPNFLDEPDMPDVDLFLRPSGEKRTSNFLIWQSAYAEMVYQDKLFPDFTPQDLYDAVLEYAQRDRRFGGVK, encoded by the coding sequence ATAGATCAAGTGACTGCACCAAATATTCCGCACGAGTTTCGCCCCAACCACATCGCACTAGTGATGGATGGAAACGGCCGCTGGGCCGAACAGCGGGGGATGAAGCGTACCGAAGGCCATAAGCGCGGCGAGGCAGTTCTCATGGATGTCATTGACGCCTGCCTCGAGATGGAAATCCCATACCTGTCTGCCTATGCCTTCTCTACGGAGAACTGGCGCCGCAGCACTGATGAAGTCCGCTTCCTTATGGGCTTCAACCGCGATGTACTGCGCCGTCAGCGTGACACTCTGAACGAGAAGGGCGTGCGCGTACGTTGGGTGGGCCGCCGTCCCCGTCTATGGCGCGCGGTGATCAAGGAGCTCGAGGCCGCCGAGGAACTAACGAAGGACAACACTCGCATGACACTGGCCATGTGTGTGAACTACGGTGGTCGTGCTGAGATCGTCGACGCGACTCGAGAGATCGCACGCCGGGCAGCGGCAGGCCAGCTGCGTCCCGAAGACATTACCGAGAAGTCCTTCCCCAACTTCTTGGACGAGCCAGATATGCCGGACGTGGACCTGTTTCTGCGCCCTTCCGGTGAGAAGCGCACCTCCAACTTCCTTATCTGGCAGTCGGCCTACGCCGAAATGGTGTACCAGGACAAGCTGTTTCCAGACTTCACCCCGCAGGATCTGTACGACGCAGTCCTCGAGTACGCCCAGCGCGATCGTCGCTTTGGAGGAGTGAAGTAG
- a CDS encoding VIT1/CCC1 transporter family protein translates to MPNKQQIKRWQRYLANERAEAAVYRHIAKRKEGEEREILLSLAEAESRHQDHWRSLLGEHANEKARPDFSTVAHGFLARYFGSVFALALMQSAESRSPYATDADATKQMDADERIHAEVVRGLAERGREQMSGNFRAAVFGMNDGLVSNLALVLGIVGSGVSNHFVLLTGVSGLLAGALSMGAGEYVSVSSQRELLDASKPNPDATSAIPALDVDANELALVYRARGIAIDEAEKRAQLVIRSIHHPSASAVLDTTHDKGEVVGSGTAAAISSFLFFASGALIPIIPFLFGLSTAVAAVIACVLVGLALMITGGVVGVLSGAPPFLRALRQVAIGLGAAAITYGLGWVFGVSVT, encoded by the coding sequence GTGCCTAATAAGCAGCAGATCAAGCGTTGGCAGCGCTACCTTGCCAACGAACGGGCTGAAGCTGCGGTGTACCGGCACATCGCCAAACGCAAGGAGGGCGAAGAGCGGGAGATCCTCCTATCTCTGGCCGAGGCGGAGTCCCGTCACCAAGATCATTGGCGTTCGCTGCTCGGTGAGCATGCCAATGAAAAGGCCCGCCCGGACTTTTCCACCGTGGCGCATGGCTTTCTTGCCCGGTACTTCGGTTCCGTATTCGCCCTTGCACTCATGCAGTCTGCGGAATCCCGCAGCCCGTATGCCACCGACGCCGATGCGACGAAGCAAATGGATGCCGACGAGCGCATCCACGCCGAAGTAGTCCGAGGTCTTGCCGAACGTGGTCGCGAGCAAATGTCGGGCAATTTTCGCGCCGCCGTCTTTGGCATGAATGACGGGCTGGTGTCCAATCTTGCACTGGTGCTGGGCATCGTCGGATCCGGCGTTTCCAACCACTTTGTACTGCTCACCGGCGTGTCCGGTTTGCTCGCTGGTGCGCTGTCCATGGGTGCTGGTGAGTATGTTTCGGTGTCATCTCAGCGCGAGCTTCTCGACGCCTCCAAGCCGAATCCCGACGCTACCTCCGCGATCCCTGCCCTCGATGTCGACGCAAATGAATTGGCGCTGGTGTACCGCGCCCGGGGCATAGCAATTGACGAGGCAGAGAAACGGGCACAGTTGGTGATTCGCTCGATCCATCACCCATCGGCCTCCGCTGTGCTGGACACTACCCACGACAAGGGGGAAGTGGTGGGAAGTGGCACGGCAGCCGCGATTTCTTCGTTCCTGTTCTTCGCCTCTGGCGCGCTGATTCCGATCATCCCGTTCTTGTTCGGGCTGTCCACTGCAGTTGCTGCCGTCATCGCGTGCGTGCTCGTCGGACTGGCGCTCATGATCACAGGCGGCGTGGTCGGTGTGCTGTCTGGAGCCCCGCCATTCTTGCGCGCGTTGCGCCAAGTGGCCATCGGACTCGGAGCCGCAGCCATTACCTATGGTCTTGGCTGGGTGTTTGGAGTTTCAGTAACTTAG
- a CDS encoding Fur family transcriptional regulator, with the protein MSPRSDSPIPKLGQRSTRQRAAVIEVLRDIDTFSSAKEIHQALTEREAKVGLTTVYRTLQSLADIDAVDVLHMSGGETLYRHCESDHHHHHLVCTKCGTTVEIAGNEVETWADKVAKDHGFQLVGHTAEIFGLCKNCAA; encoded by the coding sequence ATGTCACCTCGAAGTGATTCACCAATACCCAAGCTTGGGCAACGAAGCACCCGCCAACGCGCAGCGGTCATCGAGGTCCTTCGTGATATCGATACCTTCTCTTCTGCCAAGGAAATCCACCAGGCGCTCACCGAACGCGAAGCGAAGGTGGGACTCACCACCGTTTACCGCACGCTTCAGTCGCTTGCCGATATCGACGCCGTGGATGTCCTCCACATGTCCGGTGGTGAAACGCTGTACCGCCACTGCGAATCCGACCACCATCACCACCACCTGGTGTGCACCAAATGTGGCACCACGGTAGAAATCGCCGGAAACGAAGTGGAAACGTGGGCCGACAAGGTTGCCAAAGACCACGGATTCCAGCTGGTGGGTCACACCGCCGAAATCTTCGGTCTGTGCAAAAACTGCGCAGCCTAA
- a CDS encoding ArsR/SmtB family transcription factor, with protein MNTKVETLLDLDRDFAGAEKIIRALDSQLRMKILYLLKPQPRCVHELVEYLGSSQPLISQHLKVLRSAGLVSNERRGREMYYSLTEMDVIPILEATFARVRVSDSEKL; from the coding sequence GTGAACACGAAGGTCGAGACGCTCCTCGATCTTGATCGAGATTTCGCCGGAGCCGAAAAGATCATCCGCGCATTGGACTCGCAATTGAGGATGAAAATCCTCTACCTCCTCAAACCACAACCTCGTTGCGTTCATGAGTTAGTTGAGTACCTAGGCTCCAGCCAACCTCTGATCAGCCAGCATCTCAAAGTGCTGCGCAGCGCGGGGCTCGTCAGCAACGAACGTCGAGGCCGGGAAATGTACTATTCCCTCACTGAAATGGACGTTATCCCCATTTTGGAAGCTACGTTTGCGCGAGTTCGCGTATCTGACAGCGAAAAGTTGTAG
- a CDS encoding glycine--tRNA ligase → MASVIDSVVSLAKRRGLVYPCGEIYGGTRSAWDYGPLGVELKENIKRQWWRTFVQGRDDVVGLDSSIILPRQVWEASGHVETFTDPLVESLHTHKRYRADHLIEAYEAKHGHPPANGLADINDPETGQPGNWTEPKMFSGLMKTYLGAVDDKEGLAYLRPETAQGIFINFKNVATTARMKPPFGIGQMGKAFRNEITPGNFIFRTREFEQMEIEYFVHPSEVEAKFDEWVDACWNWFIDLGINPENLRQFDVPSDDRAHYSDRTIDFEYRFGFGGNEWGELMGVANRTDYDLSQHTEHSVDDMKYFDQVTGEKYHPYVIEPSFGLTRSLMAFLIDAYTEDEAPNAKGGVDKRVVLKLDRRLSPIKVAVLPLSKKEELTGPAQEIAKELRQLWNIDFDTSGAIGRRYRRQDEIGTPFCVTVDFDTLEDQAVTVRERDTMSQERVPVSELQAYLAARLVGC, encoded by the coding sequence GTGGCTTCAGTAATCGATTCCGTAGTTAGCCTGGCAAAACGTCGTGGTTTGGTCTACCCATGTGGTGAGATTTACGGCGGTACCCGTTCTGCTTGGGACTACGGTCCGCTTGGCGTTGAGCTCAAGGAGAACATCAAGCGTCAGTGGTGGCGCACCTTTGTGCAAGGCCGCGATGACGTCGTGGGTCTGGATTCCTCCATCATTTTACCCCGCCAGGTCTGGGAAGCTTCCGGCCACGTTGAGACCTTCACCGACCCACTGGTTGAGTCACTTCACACCCATAAGAGGTACCGCGCTGATCACCTCATCGAAGCGTATGAAGCAAAGCACGGACACCCACCAGCAAATGGTCTGGCTGATATCAATGACCCAGAAACCGGCCAGCCAGGCAACTGGACCGAGCCAAAGATGTTCTCCGGTCTGATGAAGACCTACCTCGGTGCGGTAGACGACAAGGAAGGCTTGGCCTACCTGCGTCCGGAGACTGCCCAGGGCATCTTCATCAACTTCAAGAACGTTGCCACCACCGCTCGCATGAAGCCACCATTCGGCATCGGCCAGATGGGTAAGGCTTTCCGCAACGAGATCACCCCGGGTAACTTCATTTTCCGTACCCGCGAGTTCGAACAGATGGAGATCGAGTACTTCGTACACCCATCTGAGGTGGAAGCGAAGTTCGACGAATGGGTCGACGCGTGCTGGAACTGGTTCATCGACCTCGGCATCAATCCAGAGAACCTTCGTCAGTTCGATGTTCCTTCCGATGATCGCGCGCACTACTCCGATCGCACCATCGACTTCGAATACCGCTTTGGTTTCGGTGGCAACGAGTGGGGCGAGCTCATGGGCGTCGCCAACCGCACGGATTACGACCTGTCCCAGCACACTGAGCACTCCGTGGACGACATGAAGTACTTCGACCAGGTCACTGGCGAGAAGTACCATCCGTATGTGATCGAGCCTTCCTTCGGCCTGACCCGTTCCCTCATGGCATTCCTCATCGATGCCTACACCGAGGATGAGGCTCCTAACGCCAAGGGTGGCGTCGATAAGCGCGTGGTTCTGAAGCTGGATCGTCGCTTGTCACCAATCAAGGTTGCGGTGCTGCCGCTGTCCAAGAAGGAAGAGCTGACGGGCCCTGCGCAGGAGATCGCGAAGGAGCTCCGCCAGCTGTGGAACATCGACTTCGACACCTCCGGTGCGATCGGTCGTCGTTACCGCCGTCAGGATGAGATCGGTACGCCGTTCTGTGTCACCGTCGACTTCGACACCCTCGAGGACCAGGCTGTCACCGTTCGCGAGCGCGACACCATGAGCCAGGAGCGCGTTCCCGTTTCCGAGCTGCAGGCTTACCTCGCCGCACGCCTCGTGGGCTGCTAA
- a CDS encoding TPM domain-containing protein, whose amino-acid sequence MNGLRKFSALSLCTIGLGLGCAGPAFAAEQFVAQAPVTYTKTVTDSADIITPAQEAELEAKIKQVQKDTQKKVYVVFAKDFAGMTGDQWATQALKKNEGPNVVVFGVSPSTRDYGISYGGSFSSSDQQRIDKAAYDKLVDEDYNGAALALVDAVDAKASGGGGAMDSSDMGWLGGGAAALGGLGIGAYALSKRKRKQTNTAMVEDARAIDPKNVGALHSLPTEVLEERAREELVSTDESIRRGREELDLAISEFGAERARPFTKAMNNSTSTLQRAFGLKQKLDDSIPESEADRRAMLVDIISSCGQADDALDKEAADFAEMRNLLINADSKVDELTRTTIDLRTRIPRSVEILEGLKGRYDSTVIAGISDNVELATAALGEAEKSLESARAVVHLPAGEQGRLIEDIRRAENATQKADQLLSGIEHAEENIAVARDRFPALVQEVNAEIAEAAQLERQAASQGTQADWDALRRVISEAQSVLQSSQSAANTDPLGAYNALVEADTHVDEQLDKVRASAADQARTLQVFDNTLRSANSAIQAAEDLISTRGKVVGAQARTQLADAKNLQAQALNIRTSRTREGIEFARKSLTAAQRASKSAQNDVDDYRRRHQSSGGSNMGGIVTGMLINEMLSGGGGWGGGFGGGGGFGGGGGFGGGGGFGGGGVSGGKF is encoded by the coding sequence ATGAACGGCCTTCGTAAATTCAGCGCTTTGTCCCTGTGCACCATCGGTCTCGGATTGGGCTGCGCCGGCCCCGCGTTTGCGGCCGAGCAGTTCGTCGCTCAGGCACCCGTGACTTACACCAAGACGGTGACGGATTCCGCCGACATCATCACGCCTGCGCAGGAGGCGGAGTTGGAGGCCAAAATCAAGCAGGTCCAGAAGGACACCCAGAAGAAGGTCTATGTGGTGTTCGCGAAGGACTTCGCCGGTATGACGGGTGATCAGTGGGCTACCCAGGCGCTCAAGAAGAATGAGGGCCCCAACGTGGTGGTCTTTGGTGTCTCCCCATCGACGAGAGACTACGGCATTTCCTACGGTGGCAGCTTTAGTTCTTCTGATCAGCAGCGCATTGACAAGGCCGCCTACGACAAGTTGGTGGATGAGGACTACAACGGCGCTGCCTTGGCGCTTGTCGACGCCGTTGATGCCAAAGCCAGCGGTGGCGGCGGCGCCATGGACAGCAGCGATATGGGCTGGTTGGGCGGTGGCGCTGCAGCTCTCGGTGGCCTAGGCATCGGCGCGTATGCGCTGAGTAAGCGCAAACGCAAGCAGACCAATACCGCCATGGTGGAGGACGCGCGCGCGATCGATCCGAAGAATGTGGGCGCGCTGCACTCCCTGCCCACTGAGGTATTGGAAGAACGAGCCCGTGAGGAACTGGTGAGCACCGACGAGTCGATTCGCCGTGGCCGCGAGGAACTGGATCTGGCGATCTCCGAATTCGGTGCGGAACGCGCCCGCCCGTTCACCAAGGCAATGAATAACTCCACGTCAACGCTGCAGCGCGCATTTGGGCTGAAGCAGAAGCTGGATGATTCGATTCCGGAGTCTGAGGCGGATCGACGCGCCATGCTGGTGGACATCATTTCTTCTTGTGGCCAGGCCGATGATGCTTTGGACAAGGAAGCTGCCGACTTTGCGGAAATGCGCAACCTGCTGATCAACGCCGATTCCAAGGTAGACGAGCTCACCCGCACGACTATTGACCTGCGTACTCGAATTCCTCGTTCGGTGGAGATTCTCGAGGGACTGAAAGGTCGCTATGATTCCACCGTCATCGCCGGTATTTCGGACAACGTCGAACTTGCTACCGCTGCGCTCGGCGAGGCGGAGAAATCCTTGGAGTCCGCACGCGCTGTAGTCCATCTCCCTGCCGGTGAACAGGGCCGACTCATCGAGGACATTCGACGGGCGGAAAACGCCACCCAGAAGGCAGACCAGCTCCTCTCCGGCATTGAGCACGCCGAGGAGAACATCGCTGTGGCCCGGGACCGCTTCCCTGCCCTGGTGCAGGAGGTTAACGCGGAGATCGCTGAAGCAGCTCAGCTCGAGCGTCAGGCAGCGAGCCAAGGTACGCAAGCCGATTGGGATGCGTTGCGGCGGGTGATTTCGGAGGCTCAGTCGGTGCTGCAAAGCTCCCAAAGTGCTGCGAACACCGACCCACTCGGGGCCTACAATGCCCTCGTTGAAGCTGACACGCACGTCGACGAGCAACTGGACAAGGTGCGCGCCTCCGCCGCTGATCAAGCGCGCACCCTTCAAGTCTTTGACAACACGCTGCGTTCAGCAAACAGCGCAATCCAGGCCGCCGAGGACTTGATTTCGACCCGAGGAAAGGTTGTCGGCGCGCAGGCACGCACGCAGCTTGCCGACGCCAAGAACCTCCAAGCCCAGGCACTAAATATTCGCACTTCCCGCACTCGCGAGGGCATCGAGTTTGCTCGTAAGTCCCTCACTGCCGCGCAGCGCGCCTCAAAATCGGCGCAAAACGACGTTGATGATTACCGCCGCAGGCACCAATCCAGTGGCGGATCCAACATGGGTGGCATCGTCACCGGCATGTTGATTAACGAAATGCTCAGTGGTGGCGGCGGCTGGGGCGGTGGCTTCGGCGGCGGCGGTGGCTTTGGTGGTGGCGGCGGTTTCGGTGGTGGCGGCGGCTTTGGAGGGGGCGGCGTCTCCGGCGGCAAGTTTTAG
- a CDS encoding deoxyguanosinetriphosphate triphosphohydrolase: MTTQYEYSAADVERRFVEPSKGSSMPGSEPEHRGAFSRDRARVLHSAALRRLADKTQVVGPRDGDTPRTRLTHSLEVAQISRGIGGGLGLDQDLCELAALSHDIGHPPYGHNGEVALNQLADLCGGFEGNAQTLRILSRLEPKIMSGTESLGLNLTRASLDAACKYPWTREHNPRKYGAYEEDRELLDWLRDGHDDLRKPIEAQVMDWSDDIAYSVHDVEDGIVSGRIDLSVLWDLVELAALAEKGARAFGGEPEALIDAADRLRQLAVVRASSEYDASLSALVSLKAMTSELVGRYVGITVASTRAGNEVIGRQYGDLIVPESAINEVKLLKTIAVLYVMDDPGHLARQDRQRERINRVYDYLCLGAPGTLDPLFQSWYAMADSDAARQRVIIDQIASMTETRLERVAKNSAEVSVFFS; encoded by the coding sequence GTGACTACGCAGTATGAATACTCGGCGGCGGATGTCGAGCGGCGCTTTGTCGAGCCGAGTAAGGGCAGCTCCATGCCTGGCTCCGAGCCCGAACACCGCGGCGCGTTCTCCCGTGACCGCGCACGAGTGCTGCACTCCGCGGCGTTGCGACGCCTCGCCGATAAAACTCAGGTTGTTGGTCCTCGCGACGGCGATACCCCGCGCACCAGGCTGACGCATTCTTTGGAAGTCGCCCAGATTTCTCGTGGCATCGGCGGGGGACTCGGCCTCGATCAGGACCTGTGTGAACTCGCAGCGCTCTCGCACGACATCGGCCATCCGCCCTATGGGCACAACGGGGAGGTCGCCCTCAATCAGTTGGCCGACCTGTGCGGCGGATTTGAAGGCAATGCCCAAACTCTGCGCATCCTCAGTCGTCTCGAACCGAAGATCATGTCGGGAACGGAAAGTCTGGGGCTCAACCTCACCCGCGCCTCCCTTGATGCCGCGTGTAAGTACCCGTGGACGCGCGAGCACAATCCCCGAAAGTATGGTGCTTACGAGGAAGACCGGGAGCTGCTGGACTGGCTGCGCGACGGCCACGACGACCTGCGTAAACCCATCGAAGCCCAGGTGATGGACTGGTCCGATGACATCGCCTATTCAGTGCACGATGTCGAAGACGGCATCGTCTCCGGTCGCATCGATTTGTCCGTCCTGTGGGATTTGGTCGAACTCGCCGCCCTGGCCGAAAAAGGTGCTCGCGCCTTTGGTGGAGAGCCCGAGGCGCTTATCGACGCCGCCGACCGACTACGCCAACTAGCCGTCGTTCGCGCTTCGTCGGAATACGATGCGTCACTGTCTGCCCTCGTCTCGTTGAAAGCGATGACATCCGAGCTGGTCGGCCGGTATGTGGGCATCACCGTGGCTTCGACGCGGGCTGGTAACGAAGTAATTGGTCGGCAGTACGGTGATCTGATTGTTCCGGAATCCGCGATCAACGAAGTCAAGCTGCTGAAGACCATCGCAGTCCTCTATGTCATGGACGATCCAGGGCACTTGGCGCGCCAAGACCGCCAGCGTGAACGCATCAATCGGGTGTATGACTATCTCTGCCTGGGCGCTCCCGGCACCCTAGATCCGCTGTTCCAATCGTGGTACGCCATGGCCGACTCTGATGCTGCCCGCCAACGCGTGATCATTGACCAGATCGCGTCCATGACGGAAACTCGGCTGGAGAGAGTGGCGAAGAACTCGGCCGAGGTGTCGGTGTTCTTTTCGTAA
- a CDS encoding ribonuclease domain-containing protein yields the protein MASQPKALAGVGGVLVVLAAAFFGFDLGPGQSKDPQPTTAATAKPTAQNKPSAKSKPKDGQCPVDTLPNQVDPVIDGILAGQKPKYPENDGVRFGNYEGRLPKQDRNYYREYTVDTPGLNHRGERRIIVGGGSKTDPDVWYYTDNHYESFCEIPDAE from the coding sequence ATGGCATCTCAACCTAAAGCCCTCGCCGGAGTGGGTGGCGTTCTTGTCGTACTGGCCGCCGCCTTCTTCGGGTTTGACCTGGGCCCGGGCCAGTCCAAGGACCCCCAGCCGACGACTGCAGCTACCGCGAAGCCGACGGCCCAGAATAAGCCGTCCGCGAAGAGCAAACCGAAGGACGGCCAGTGCCCCGTCGATACGCTCCCGAATCAGGTGGATCCGGTCATTGACGGCATTCTCGCTGGCCAGAAGCCGAAGTACCCGGAGAACGACGGCGTGCGCTTCGGTAACTACGAGGGCCGCCTGCCCAAACAGGACCGCAATTACTACCGCGAGTACACCGTGGACACCCCTGGCCTGAACCACCGCGGTGAGCGACGCATCATCGTCGGCGGCGGTTCCAAGACCGACCCCGACGTCTGGTACTACACCGACAATCACTACGAGAGTTTCTGCGAGATCCCCGATGCCGAATAG